The Fibrobacter sp. UWB2 genome window below encodes:
- the bioD gene encoding dethiobiotin synthase, translating to MSKGYFVTATGTDVGKTFITGLLVKKWRDSGIDAGYYKAALSGAELRDGKWIAGDADYVKRIAGLPDSQEQLVSYVYKEAVSPHLAAQKEGNPVELSKVQADFNAACSRHEFIFAEGSGGIICPIRYDDQKIFLEDIIKTLKLPLLIVTTAALGSINACVLTIEYARSRGLSIRGIIVNRYGCSGNFEMEDDNIRMMQDLTGLEILAKVKEGDSDLGVDTF from the coding sequence ATGAGCAAAGGTTATTTCGTTACGGCGACGGGTACGGATGTCGGTAAAACTTTTATCACGGGTCTTTTGGTGAAAAAATGGCGCGATTCCGGCATTGACGCGGGCTATTACAAGGCGGCTCTTAGTGGTGCTGAACTCCGTGATGGCAAGTGGATTGCGGGCGACGCTGATTACGTCAAGCGCATTGCAGGTCTCCCGGACTCGCAAGAACAGCTCGTCAGTTACGTTTACAAAGAGGCGGTTTCTCCGCATCTGGCCGCACAAAAAGAAGGCAATCCCGTTGAGCTTTCTAAAGTTCAGGCGGACTTTAACGCAGCCTGCTCCCGCCACGAATTCATCTTTGCCGAAGGTAGCGGGGGAATCATTTGCCCCATCCGCTATGATGACCAGAAAATTTTCCTCGAAGATATCATCAAGACGCTCAAGCTTCCGCTGCTTATCGTAACGACGGCTGCACTCGGCTCCATCAACGCTTGCGTGCTCACTATAGAATACGCTCGCAGCCGTGGCCTTTCCATCCGTGGAATTATCGTGAACCGTTACGGCTGTAGCGGCAATTTTGAAATGGAAGATGACAATATCCGCATGATGCAGGACTTGACAGGGCTTGAAATTCTTGCAAAAGTCAAGGAAGGCGACAGCGATTTAGGCGTCGATACGTTTTAA
- the bioA gene encoding adenosylmethionine--8-amino-7-oxononanoate transaminase, whose protein sequence is MNTLLNFDSEHLWHPYAALKNTPARFLAMSAHGTTIETADGLKLIDAVSSWWCMAHGHNAPEIVEAIRKQSEKMCHVMFGGFTHEPAIELGEKLVNFLPEGLNKIFFADSGSIAVECAAKMAVQYQHSLGRPERCKLVALKGGYHGDTAGAMALSDPDGMHVLFRGIMPHHYFAERPNCRFDSAWDDSDFASMERVVEEHKNEIAAVICEPVFQGGNGMWLYNAGYLKRLRELCDRYGILLILDEIASGFYRTGPRFAMIHAGIKPDIMCIGKALTGGSITMAACVASEKVADSITNSKIPAFMHGPTYMANPLACAAGIASLSLFESRDYASSVARIEKRLKANLEPLRSLENAADVRVLGAIGVLELKAKPSADDILKVIKETGVWLRPFCNYVYTMPPFITSDAEVDRICEAIKMIGKCEPAPIVDGEDEFHE, encoded by the coding sequence ATGAATACGCTATTGAATTTCGACAGCGAGCATTTGTGGCACCCGTATGCTGCGCTGAAAAATACTCCCGCAAGATTCCTTGCAATGTCGGCTCACGGAACGACGATTGAAACCGCCGACGGATTGAAACTGATTGATGCCGTATCGAGCTGGTGGTGCATGGCTCACGGGCATAACGCTCCTGAAATTGTTGAAGCGATTCGCAAGCAAAGCGAAAAGATGTGCCACGTGATGTTCGGCGGTTTTACGCATGAGCCCGCAATTGAATTGGGTGAGAAGTTAGTGAACTTTTTGCCCGAGGGCTTGAACAAGATTTTCTTTGCTGATTCGGGAAGCATCGCCGTGGAATGCGCCGCCAAGATGGCGGTGCAGTACCAGCATTCGCTGGGTCGCCCGGAGCGCTGTAAGTTGGTCGCCTTGAAGGGCGGCTACCACGGCGATACGGCAGGCGCAATGGCTTTGAGCGATCCTGACGGTATGCATGTGCTTTTCCGCGGAATCATGCCGCATCATTACTTTGCGGAACGCCCGAATTGCCGTTTTGATAGCGCTTGGGACGATAGCGATTTTGCATCGATGGAACGCGTTGTCGAAGAGCATAAAAATGAAATTGCGGCCGTCATTTGCGAGCCTGTTTTCCAGGGCGGAAACGGCATGTGGCTTTATAATGCAGGTTACCTCAAGCGACTCCGCGAGCTTTGCGACCGCTATGGCATCTTGCTTATTTTGGATGAAATTGCTTCGGGATTTTACCGCACAGGCCCGCGATTTGCGATGATTCATGCGGGTATAAAGCCGGACATTATGTGCATCGGCAAGGCGCTTACAGGCGGTAGCATTACGATGGCCGCTTGTGTTGCATCCGAAAAGGTCGCTGACTCGATTACGAATAGCAAGATCCCAGCGTTTATGCATGGCCCGACGTACATGGCAAACCCGCTAGCGTGTGCGGCTGGGATTGCTTCGCTTTCGTTGTTTGAAAGTCGCGATTATGCATCAAGCGTGGCTCGGATTGAAAAGCGCTTAAAGGCGAATTTGGAACCGCTCCGTTCGCTTGAAAATGCGGCGGACGTGCGTGTGCTCGGTGCAATTGGCGTTTTGGAACTCAAGGCAAAGCCAAGTGCAGACGATATTTTGAAAGTCATCAAGGAAACTGGCGTGTGGCTACGTCCGTTCTGCAATTACGTCTATACGATGCCGCCGTTCATCACGAGCGATGCTGAAGTGGACCGCATTTGCGAAGCGATTAAGATGATTGGAAAATGCGAACCTGCGCCGATTGTGGATGGCGAGGACGAATTCCACGAGTAA
- a CDS encoding alpha/beta hydrolase: protein MNYLIVPGLNNSGPKHWQSFWEKSLPNATRVIQHCWDHPEKADWVETLDKCIQQLNADTILVAHSLGVCTTVNYLLKAKSQGGVPPYIKGAFLVSPSDVDNVELIGNFAPMPLEKLPIPACVVASENDPFVSMERSEFFANAWGVKLFNAGALGHINSDSDLGEWEQGRKFLAEFESTEVLK, encoded by the coding sequence ATGAATTACTTGATTGTTCCTGGATTGAATAATTCCGGACCGAAACACTGGCAGAGCTTCTGGGAAAAGAGCTTGCCGAATGCAACGCGCGTCATCCAGCACTGTTGGGACCATCCCGAGAAAGCGGACTGGGTCGAGACTTTGGACAAGTGCATCCAGCAGTTGAATGCGGATACGATTCTTGTGGCGCATAGCTTGGGTGTTTGCACGACGGTCAACTATCTTTTGAAGGCGAAATCGCAAGGTGGCGTTCCGCCGTACATCAAAGGGGCTTTCCTTGTTTCGCCAAGTGATGTGGATAACGTAGAACTTATTGGGAACTTTGCTCCGATGCCACTTGAAAAACTGCCGATTCCGGCATGTGTCGTGGCGAGCGAAAATGACCCGTTTGTCTCGATGGAACGTTCTGAATTTTTTGCCAACGCTTGGGGCGTAAAGCTGTTTAACGCAGGTGCTCTTGGACATATCAATTCGGATTCCGATCTCGGTGAATGGGAACAGGGGCGTAAATTCCTTGCAGAATTTGAATCAACGGAGGTTCTAAAATGA
- a CDS encoding GGDEF domain-containing protein, translating to MGDCKKFIADFPVDSAEFFTAITYATTELYISMHVLDLENMTAFPIKTNEFIDKFMKNADTLQESITNIMVNLACPESVSTIKNFTILSTLSERMKNANVISEIFHGKIHGWSKAMFVRVGDDKPLRRVLYVVENVNAQMTKLEQEKELLEQNRKQQNMINALMNGYASVVGVDFVTEKVEFFRTSDRIKSALGFMKEPPPFKILVEKLINTVVHEEDRKSIREVADESYIKEYLPVGNSLSKIFHNEVGQYVEMKIVRTGEETTVFGFTDKNNEITEINDKIYRDSLTQVMNRKYFDDKLSSRNSQAVVMADIDFFKDVNDNYGHQCGDAALAAVASILNSSVRNLDRVVRYGGDEFLISFKGITHEVLRNRLEQMRARAEKIKLQDYPDVKLTMSFGGTFGDGIVSDMLSFADKALYVSKKKRNCVTLVPFEEKI from the coding sequence ATGGGTGATTGCAAAAAGTTTATCGCGGACTTTCCTGTGGACTCTGCGGAGTTTTTCACAGCTATAACTTACGCCACAACTGAACTGTACATTTCGATGCATGTACTCGATCTTGAGAATATGACCGCGTTCCCTATCAAGACGAACGAGTTCATCGATAAGTTTATGAAAAATGCAGATACCCTGCAAGAAAGTATTACCAATATCATGGTGAACCTTGCATGCCCAGAAAGCGTTTCAACCATCAAGAATTTTACGATCCTTTCAACATTGTCGGAACGCATGAAGAATGCAAATGTTATTTCCGAAATTTTTCACGGGAAAATTCACGGTTGGAGTAAGGCAATGTTTGTACGCGTTGGTGATGACAAGCCACTACGTCGAGTCCTGTACGTTGTCGAAAACGTGAATGCGCAAATGACAAAGCTGGAACAAGAGAAAGAGCTCTTGGAGCAGAACCGCAAACAACAAAATATGATCAATGCGCTCATGAACGGATACGCCTCTGTAGTCGGAGTTGATTTTGTCACAGAAAAGGTGGAATTTTTCCGCACAAGCGATCGAATCAAAAGTGCTCTTGGCTTCATGAAAGAACCGCCTCCGTTCAAGATCCTTGTTGAAAAACTTATCAATACGGTTGTACACGAAGAGGATCGAAAAAGTATCCGAGAAGTGGCTGATGAGTCCTATATTAAGGAATACTTGCCAGTCGGAAATAGTTTGTCAAAAATTTTCCACAACGAAGTCGGCCAATATGTTGAAATGAAAATTGTGCGAACCGGCGAAGAAACAACCGTGTTCGGTTTCACCGACAAAAATAACGAAATCACGGAAATAAACGATAAAATCTACAGGGATTCGTTGACTCAAGTGATGAACCGCAAGTATTTTGATGATAAACTATCATCGCGTAATAGTCAAGCCGTCGTAATGGCTGATATTGACTTTTTCAAAGATGTTAATGACAATTACGGCCACCAGTGTGGTGATGCCGCCCTTGCTGCCGTTGCATCGATACTGAATTCATCTGTTCGTAATTTGGACCGTGTAGTACGTTATGGTGGCGACGAATTTTTAATCTCGTTCAAGGGTATTACTCATGAAGTGCTGAGAAACAGACTTGAACAGATGCGCGCTCGGGCAGAAAAAATTAAACTGCAAGATTACCCTGATGTAAAGTTAACAATGAGCTTTGGCGGAACATTCGGAGACGGAATTGTTTCAGACATGCTCTCCTTTGCCGACAAGGCGCTCTACGTATCAAAGAAAAAACGGAACTGTGTGACCTTAGTTCCGTTTGAAGAAAAAATTTAA
- a CDS encoding flavodoxin family protein: MKVILFNGSRRENGCTYTALNIVANQLKAAGIETKIVFVGGRVLKGEVNEVVHEAKELLETADGVVYGSPVYYASPSGEMLMFLDRLYGVAEANLLFKPAANVVSARRAGTTATLDVLNKYPTYAQQPLVTSRYWNMVHGSNPEDVLKDEEGVQIMKELGRNMAWLLKSIDAGKQAGVTQPDAKQKVYTNFIR, translated from the coding sequence ATGAAGGTCATCTTGTTTAACGGTAGCCGTCGCGAAAATGGCTGCACTTATACGGCTCTGAACATCGTCGCAAACCAGCTCAAGGCCGCTGGAATCGAAACGAAAATCGTGTTTGTCGGTGGGCGAGTGCTCAAGGGCGAGGTGAACGAAGTTGTCCACGAAGCCAAGGAACTCTTGGAAACGGCGGACGGCGTTGTTTACGGTTCTCCGGTTTATTACGCTTCTCCGAGCGGCGAAATGTTGATGTTCCTCGACCGTCTTTACGGTGTCGCAGAAGCAAATCTGCTGTTCAAGCCGGCGGCAAACGTGGTTTCTGCACGTCGTGCAGGGACGACCGCAACTCTCGATGTGCTCAACAAGTACCCGACTTATGCGCAGCAGCCGCTCGTGACTTCACGCTACTGGAACATGGTCCATGGTTCGAATCCAGAAGATGTGCTGAAGGATGAAGAAGGCGTGCAGATTATGAAGGAACTGGGCCGCAATATGGCATGGCTCCTCAAGAGCATTGATGCGGGCAAGCAGGCGGGCGTGACGCAGCCTGATGCCAAGCAGAAAGTCTACACCAATTTCATTCGATAG
- a CDS encoding single-stranded DNA-binding protein: MAYLNKVMLIGNIGKDPEVRVNPNGGRKRVSFSLATSRRYRDNNGEQKEQTDWHNIIGWGKIADIVEQLGIRKGMSLYVEGSLTNRSWTDQTSGQKRYVTEINMDTFQLLTPRGQGGAPGAGGFSQANSYQSNSFNGMQQNSAPAYDAGMAEEDVDLPF, translated from the coding sequence ATGGCTTATTTGAATAAGGTTATGCTCATCGGTAATATCGGTAAGGATCCGGAAGTTCGCGTTAATCCCAATGGTGGTCGCAAGCGCGTTTCTTTCTCCCTCGCCACTTCTCGTCGCTATCGTGACAACAACGGCGAACAGAAGGAACAGACCGACTGGCATAACATCATTGGCTGGGGCAAAATCGCAGATATCGTTGAACAGCTTGGCATTCGCAAGGGCATGAGCCTCTATGTTGAAGGTTCCCTCACCAACCGCAGCTGGACAGACCAGACGAGCGGCCAGAAGCGCTATGTCACTGAAATCAACATGGATACGTTCCAGCTCCTCACTCCGCGTGGCCAGGGTGGCGCACCGGGTGCAGGTGGTTTCAGCCAGGCCAACAGCTACCAGTCCAACAGCTTTAACGGCATGCAGCAGAATAGCGCTCCGGCCTATGATGCAGGCATGGCAGAAGAAGACGTCGATCTTCCGTTCTAA
- a CDS encoding family 16 glycosylhydrolase encodes MNIKKTAVKSALAVAAAAAALTTNVSAKDFSGAELYTLEEVQYGKFEARMKMAAASGTVSSMFLYQNGSEIADGRPWVEVDIEVLGKNPGSFQSNIITGKAGAQKTSEKHHAVSPAADQAFHTYGLEWTPNYVRWTVDGQEVRKTEGGQVSNLTGTQGLRFNLWSSESAAWVGQFDESKLPLFQFINWVKVYKYTPGRGEGGSDFTLDWTDNFDTFDGSRWGKGDWTFDGNRVDLTDKNIYSRDGMLILALTRKGQESFNGQVPRDDEQAPQSSSSAPASSSSSVPASSSSVPASSSSAIIPPSSSSATNAIHGMRTTPAAAKDRRGLVNAKGAKVNPNGHKHYRVNFEY; translated from the coding sequence ATGAACATCAAGAAAACTGCAGTCAAGAGCGCTCTCGCCGTAGCAGCCGCCGCAGCAGCCCTCACCACCAATGTTAGCGCAAAGGATTTTAGCGGTGCCGAACTCTACACGTTAGAAGAAGTTCAGTACGGTAAGTTTGAAGCCCGTATGAAGATGGCAGCCGCATCGGGAACGGTCAGTTCCATGTTCCTCTACCAGAATGGTTCCGAAATCGCTGATGGAAGGCCTTGGGTAGAAGTGGATATCGAAGTTCTCGGCAAGAATCCGGGCAGTTTCCAGTCCAACATCATTACTGGTAAGGCCGGCGCACAGAAGACTAGCGAAAAACACCATGCCGTTAGCCCCGCCGCCGATCAGGCTTTCCACACATACGGTCTCGAATGGACTCCGAATTACGTCCGCTGGACTGTAGACGGTCAGGAAGTCCGCAAGACGGAAGGTGGCCAGGTTTCCAACTTGACAGGTACACAGGGACTCCGTTTTAACCTTTGGTCGTCTGAGAGTGCGGCTTGGGTTGGCCAGTTCGATGAATCGAAGCTTCCGCTTTTCCAGTTCATCAACTGGGTCAAGGTTTATAAGTACACGCCGGGCCGGGGCGAAGGTGGCAGCGACTTTACGCTCGACTGGACCGACAATTTCGACACATTCGATGGCTCCCGCTGGGGCAAGGGTGACTGGACATTCGATGGCAACCGAGTCGACCTCACCGACAAGAATATCTACTCCAGAGACGGCATGTTAATCCTCGCCCTCACCCGCAAAGGCCAGGAAAGCTTCAACGGCCAGGTTCCGAGAGACGACGAACAGGCTCCGCAATCTTCTAGCAGCGCTCCGGCATCGTCTTCGAGCAGTGTTCCAGCAAGCTCCTCTAGCGTCCCGGCCTCTTCGAGCAGCGCAATCATTCCGCCGAGCTCCTCGAGCGCCACAAACGCCATCCACGGAATGCGTACGACTCCGGCAGCTGCAAAGGATCGTCGCGGTCTTGTGAACGCCAAGGGCGCCAAGGTGAACCCGAATGGTCACAAGCACTACCGCGTGAACTTCGAATACTAA
- the bioF gene encoding 8-amino-7-oxononanoate synthase — protein MNERILDFFTKDALETARANNTYRTLRHISSPEASHVTIAGKDTVLLASNSYLDLANISELKQAMADAVLEWGTGSGGARLTTGNKTPHDELEEFIAKFKGEEAAIAFNTGYMANVGTISALCGKNDFIFSDELNHASIIDGIRLSRAKCFVYKHNDMADLERAIEEAKAEFCAREKFAENAVLNFRGLIVTDAVFSMDGDLANLPELLQIAKAHGVLLMIDEAHATGVLGRTGRGLAEHYNCEHADVTVGTLSKAVAAEGGFVAGFKQLIEFLKNKSRSFIFTTAMAPAVAAAALRNLQFIDAHPERVQQLRDNVKFFCDALRLHGLQVSQTESAIIPIIIGDEAKALRISETLQNEGVLIPAIRYPTVAKGQARLRASLMATHTKEELEFAAAKIAEAI, from the coding sequence ATGAACGAACGAATTTTAGACTTTTTCACGAAAGATGCGCTTGAAACGGCGCGTGCGAACAATACGTACCGCACGTTGCGTCACATCTCGTCGCCAGAAGCATCGCATGTGACGATTGCGGGTAAGGATACTGTTTTGCTCGCTTCGAATTCTTACTTGGATTTGGCGAATATTTCCGAACTCAAGCAGGCGATGGCAGATGCGGTCCTTGAATGGGGTACGGGGAGCGGTGGCGCCCGCCTCACGACCGGCAACAAGACTCCGCACGATGAACTCGAAGAGTTTATTGCAAAGTTCAAAGGCGAAGAGGCAGCTATCGCGTTCAATACGGGCTACATGGCGAACGTGGGTACGATTTCTGCGTTGTGCGGCAAGAACGATTTTATTTTCAGCGACGAACTGAACCACGCAAGCATCATTGATGGCATTCGTCTTTCGCGTGCAAAATGCTTTGTGTACAAGCACAATGACATGGCGGATTTGGAACGCGCGATTGAAGAGGCTAAGGCTGAGTTCTGCGCACGTGAAAAGTTCGCGGAAAACGCAGTCTTGAATTTCCGTGGTCTCATTGTGACCGACGCTGTTTTCAGCATGGATGGCGATTTGGCGAACTTGCCGGAACTCTTGCAGATTGCGAAAGCGCATGGCGTGTTGCTCATGATTGATGAGGCGCATGCCACGGGCGTCCTTGGGCGCACGGGGCGCGGACTTGCGGAACATTACAATTGTGAACATGCCGATGTGACCGTCGGGACTTTGAGCAAGGCCGTGGCCGCCGAAGGCGGCTTTGTCGCCGGTTTCAAGCAGTTGATTGAATTCTTGAAAAACAAGTCTCGCAGTTTCATTTTCACGACAGCGATGGCCCCTGCGGTAGCGGCGGCTGCACTCCGCAATTTGCAGTTCATTGATGCGCATCCGGAACGTGTTCAGCAATTGCGTGACAACGTGAAATTCTTTTGCGATGCTTTGCGCTTGCATGGGTTGCAAGTTTCGCAGACGGAATCGGCGATTATCCCGATTATCATTGGGGATGAAGCGAAGGCTTTGCGGATTTCGGAAACGCTCCAGAATGAGGGCGTCTTGATCCCTGCAATCCGTTATCCGACGGTTGCAAAAGGGCAGGCACGCTTACGCGCTAGCCTCATGGCAACGCATACAAAAGAAGAACTTGAATTTGCTGCAGCAAAAATTGCGGAGGCGATATGA
- a CDS encoding FISUMP domain-containing protein, whose product MRNFKYSIIASILLSVALIACGGDSGTSPSEVIPDSVPGSPSSSSVKKSSSSSVIRSSSSVIQSGDSREGSSNSKQSSSSSSKVSSSSAKATSSSSSAKVASSSSVSASSSSKKVESSSSQKISSSSSLNNDVSSGIEYKPYAHDTCLAGNWNVHKNDYKTFTDTRNGRSYYYYTAVSSKTGKSVTVMAENLNIGEMVSGENDQNDDAKIERYCYNNDTTYCDRFGGLYQWAEMMQLPSRCNTESCTDLIQEKHRGICPEGWRLFTWDDYVIIRQYEDKYDEGISGLRSQCFNGTNTSGFSLIGAGYRTEKGAFESLANFAIWNYPQEYGGTSLTIVNSALVSKLGEESPAKNSAGSKLEGVSIRCVKLE is encoded by the coding sequence ATGAGAAATTTCAAGTACAGCATTATTGCGTCCATTTTACTATCTGTAGCCCTCATCGCTTGTGGCGGCGACAGCGGAACATCCCCTTCTGAAGTCATCCCGGATTCCGTTCCGGGATCGCCATCTAGTTCCAGCGTTAAGAAGTCGTCATCGTCTAGTGTCATCCGGAGCAGCAGTTCCGTCATCCAGAGCGGCGATAGCCGCGAAGGATCCAGTAACAGTAAGCAATCTAGTAGCAGTTCTTCGAAAGTGTCCTCTTCGTCGGCGAAGGCAACGTCTTCATCATCGTCTGCAAAGGTTGCATCCTCTTCTTCTGTCTCGGCCTCAAGCTCAAGTAAAAAAGTTGAGTCTAGCTCTAGTCAAAAGATTTCTTCATCTTCGAGTCTAAACAATGACGTATCTAGTGGTATTGAGTATAAACCATATGCTCATGATACATGCCTTGCAGGAAACTGGAACGTTCATAAAAATGATTATAAGACTTTTACCGATACGCGTAATGGTCGCAGTTATTACTACTATACCGCAGTTTCATCAAAAACTGGAAAATCTGTAACTGTTATGGCTGAAAATTTAAATATCGGTGAAATGGTTTCTGGTGAAAATGACCAAAATGATGATGCAAAAATTGAACGCTATTGCTATAACAACGACACAACCTATTGTGATCGATTTGGTGGGCTTTACCAATGGGCGGAAATGATGCAACTACCGAGTCGTTGCAATACCGAAAGTTGCACGGATTTAATACAAGAAAAACATCGAGGAATATGCCCTGAAGGTTGGCGACTTTTTACATGGGATGATTATGTAATTATACGCCAATACGAAGATAAATATGATGAGGGAATAAGCGGTTTGCGTTCTCAATGTTTTAATGGAACTAATACAAGTGGATTTTCTTTGATTGGTGCGGGGTATAGAACTGAAAAAGGAGCATTTGAATCATTAGCAAATTTTGCTATTTGGAATTATCCGCAAGAATATGGCGGCACCTCATTGACAATTGTTAATTCAGCACTTGTTTCGAAGTTGGGTGAAGAATCTCCTGCTAAAAATTCAGCAGGCTCGAAATTGGAAGGCGTATCTATTCGTTGCGTAAAGCTAGAATAG
- a CDS encoding 6-carboxyhexanoate--CoA ligase yields the protein MDYYSLKMRASQHVGEGENSHEQHISGAERIVGRDSVEAVCAAMVRRAMNHSKGDPDFINVKIEKVHESDIQVLKSLHVTRVDVETWQEGLEKAFGLITPLMGSGCGLREKLQDLLRETFPMRGAMLYDIATGNRLEPDHERGVRATYMDALHSSEVDGCKNHFNEAIVLATKVANAPGMVAEFCVSDDPNYVTGYVASKELGYVRVMKMKEMGDENGGRIFLFDSRKASAEECIEYLQKKKVLVDVAACHPERRA from the coding sequence ATGGATTACTACAGTTTAAAAATGCGAGCCTCGCAGCATGTTGGCGAAGGCGAAAACTCCCATGAACAGCATATTTCCGGTGCTGAACGTATTGTTGGTCGTGATTCCGTGGAAGCTGTGTGTGCGGCGATGGTGCGCCGTGCGATGAATCATTCCAAGGGCGACCCGGATTTTATCAATGTGAAAATTGAAAAGGTTCACGAAAGCGATATTCAGGTCTTGAAATCGCTCCATGTAACGCGAGTGGATGTGGAAACGTGGCAGGAAGGGTTGGAGAAGGCTTTTGGCTTGATTACGCCGCTGATGGGCTCCGGTTGTGGACTGCGCGAAAAATTGCAGGATCTTCTGCGGGAGACGTTCCCGATGCGCGGGGCGATGCTTTACGACATTGCGACGGGAAACCGCCTGGAACCAGACCACGAACGCGGTGTCCGTGCAACGTATATGGATGCGCTCCATTCGAGCGAAGTCGATGGATGCAAGAATCATTTCAACGAAGCGATTGTCCTTGCGACCAAGGTGGCGAATGCACCGGGTATGGTGGCGGAATTCTGCGTAAGCGATGACCCGAATTATGTGACAGGCTATGTCGCGAGCAAGGAACTCGGCTATGTTCGCGTCATGAAAATGAAGGAAATGGGCGACGAAAACGGAGGCCGCATTTTCTTGTTTGATTCTCGAAAAGCCTCCGCCGAAGAATGCATCGAGTATTTGCAAAAGAAGAAAGTGCTCGTGGATGTCGCCGCGTGTCATCCTGAGCGAAGGGCGTAG